In the Nothobranchius furzeri strain GRZ-AD chromosome 15, NfurGRZ-RIMD1, whole genome shotgun sequence genome, one interval contains:
- the ndufa4l2a gene encoding NADH dehydrogenase [ubiquinone] 1 alpha subcomplex subunit 4-like 2: protein MFRAAVDHAKRHPGLVPQFFFICLGMGGAFLYLIRLARGPHVTWNKTENPEPWNKLDPTYQYKFVAITTDYKNLKKEGPKF from the exons ATGTTTCGGGCAGCAGTAGATCACGCTAAGAGGCACCCTGGG CTTGTCCCTCAGTTCTTCTTCATCTGCCTAGGAATGGGCGGTGCGTTCTTATATCTGATCCGGTTGGCCAGAGGACCACACGTAAC CTGGAACAAAACCGAAAACCCAGAACCGTGGAATAAACTTGACCCCACGTACCAGTACAAG TTTGTGGCCATCACCACAGACTACAAAAACCTGAAGAAGGAGGGACCAAAGTTCTGA
- the actr5 gene encoding actin-related protein 5 has translation MAAKEGQVCQIFSFKDIKATPDPLYELPGQCLTPSPAPIVIDNGSFQTRAGWATSAAELHTPRLLFRSVAARSRGAARSETQIGNDIPNLEPLRWLLKSQFDRNVVVNFEIQELMFDYVFTHLGVTSEGCVDHSIVVTEAPCNPLHCRQMMSELLFECYRVPHVSYGVDGLYSFYHNNNQRNLQLPQTGIVLSSGYHCSHILPVINGRFDAVNCKRVNVAGSQAATYLQRLLQLKYPGHLAAITLSRMEELLHDHSYSAVDYHGELEKWRCPEFYEREVHRMQLPFSGKVPGGCVSVEERQERRTQQLRRLQEINSRRREEKLQQDQERLDRLMAVQELLEDGLLDQFHKSLVELNMDSAEELQSYINKLQIAVDQSRQKLLQSDGGEGKAEVSELDHPIDEGDGVALMDADFPEEMLSEKCFTQPAFNMAEYHQLFVGTERLRCPEILFQPSLIGEDQMGLMETLQYVLARYTPEQQEALVSNVFLTGGNMQYPGMKERVERELLAMRPFQSHFKVTMATQPALDAWFGARDWALEHPAAGEAEGWISRQDYEEKGGEYLSEHCSSNAFVPLKVAKPAPARPAEPSATSQTSAGAPADIAMVTSASAYVSTNATMVTT, from the exons ATGGCCGCAAAAGAGGGACAAGTTTGTCAAATTTTTTCATTTAAGGATATTAAAGCAACGCCGGACCCGTTATATGAGCTCCCCGGTCAGTGTTTGACCCCCTCACCCGCTCCGATAGTGATAGATAACGGCTCCTTCCAGAcccgggccgggtgggcgacctcAGCCGCCGAACTCCACACCCCGCGGCTGCTCTTCAGATCCGTAGCCGCTCGAAGCAGAGGGGCCGCCCGCAGCGAGACACAGATCGGCAACGACATCCCCAACCTGGAGCCCCTGAGGTGGCTGCTGAAGAGCCAGTTCGATCGGAACGTGGTGGTGAACTTCGAGATCCAGGAGCTCATGTTTGACTATGTGTTCACACACCTGGGCGTCACGTCGGAG GGTTGTGTGGATCACTCCATCGTGGTGACAGAGGCACCCTGCAACCCACTGCACTGTCGACAGATGATGTCAGAGCTGCTGTTTGAATGCTACCGTGTCCCGCATGTGTCCTACGGCGTGGATGGCTTGTACAGTTTTTACCACAATAACAATCAAAGAAACCTCCAGCTGCCTCAAACGGGCATCGTTCTGTCCTCTGGGTACCACTGCTCACACATCCTGCCAGTTATCAACGGCAG GTTTGATGCTGTGAACTGTAAGCGGGTGAATGTGGCTGGAAGTCAGGCAGCAACTTACCTGCAGCGTCTTCTGCAGCTTAAATACCCAGGTCACCTTGCTGCCATCACACTGAGTCGCATGGAGGAGCTGCTGCACGACCACAGCTACTCTGCTGTAGATTATCATGGAG AGCTGGAAAAATGGCGTTGCCCAGAGTTTTATGAGCGAGAAGTTCACCGGATGCAGCTCCCCTTTTCGGGGAAAGTGCCGGGCGGTTGTGTGAGTGTGGAGGAACGACAAGAACGGAGAACTCAGCAGCTTCGGCGACTTCAGGAAATCAACTCCCGTCGTCGGGAGGAGAAGCTGCAGCAGGACCAAGAGAGGCTGGACAGACTTATGGCTGTGCAG gAGCTTTTGGAGGACGGTCTGCTGGATCAGTTTCACAAAAGTTTAGTGGAGCTCAACATGGACTCGGCCGAGGAGCTGCAGTCGTACATCAACAAGCTGCAGATCGCTGTTGATCAGAGCCGACAGAAGCTGCTGCAGAGTGACGGAGGGGAGGGGAAGGCTGAG GTGTCAGAGTTGGACCACCCGATAGATGAAGGAGACGGAGTGGCACTGATGGATGCAGACTTCCCTGAGGAGATGCTGTCAGAAAAATGTTTTACTCAG CCTGCGTTCAACATGGCGGAGTACCACCAGCTGTTTGTGGGGACGGAGCGTCTGCGATGTCCAGAAATCTTGTTCCAGCCGTCGCTGATTGGAGAAGACCAAATGGGACTGATGGAGACGCTGCAGTATGTTCTGGCAAG GTACACTCCAGAGCAGCAGGAGGCGCTAGTGAGCAACGTGTTTCTGACAGGAGGAAACATGCAGTACCCAGGGATGAAGGAGCGAGTGGAAAGGGAGCTGCTGGCCATGAGGCCGTTCCAGTCCCATTTCAAG gtaaccatggcaacacagCCAGCCCTGGATGCCTGGTTTGGAGCCCGGGACTGGGCGCTGGAGCATCCGGCTGCAGGAGAGGCAGAAGGATGGATTAGCAGGCAGGACTATGAGGAGAAAGGAGGCGAGTATCTGAGCGAGCATTGCTCCTCGAACGCATTCGTTCCCTTGAAGGTTGCCAAACCGGCTCCTGCTCGACCCGCCGAGCCATCTGCCACTTCACAGACTTCAGCAGGAGCCCCTGCTGATATCGCTATGGTTACATCAGCATCAGCTTACGTTTCTACTAACGCTACCATGGTAACCACCTGA